AAAATATCGTATTCCATAGGGATGAATGCTGTGCTGTTCATTGTCGTGCCTCCTGGTCTTCGTGCTGGGCTTTGCCACCATTGTACAAGAGCACTCGCTGTTCAGCTCGACATCCATCATACAGGTCTCAGGACAGGCTTCGGCTTCTCTCAGGGTAAACTCCGCAAAGAATCTAGTCTTCACCGCTGAGGAAAGATGTCTCGCTCTGCTCGACATGACATATTGCTCACCGTTATCCAGATAGACACTTAAGCGGCCTCCTTCTTCACGCCATTCGTCGCCCAATGCGGCGGCAGCTTTGGCGGCACCGGCGGCTCTAGGCCGGTCTCTTCTTTACAATGGGCAAGGAGTTCTGCCAGTGGCGGCCCAAAATCGAAGATTTTGATAGGACCACGTTCCTTGGCCATTTTCTCTCGCAAGGTCTGAGTGGCGGCCTCATCTACCGCGCCTGTCTGTGGGTTGAGCACCACACCGTAATCGCGCCGTGCCTTCTCGGACGAGACCAGTTCACGAAGGACGTCGGTACGCACCTGCCCAGCCGGACGTTGGAGCGGGTCGCCCCAGCCACCGCCACCTGCGGTTTGGAAGATGAGTTGATCGCCGGGTTCGACCCTGACTTGGTCGCATTTGGACGGGAGGACGGTGCGACTGCCATCCTTGCGGACCAAGATCTTCTTCGAACGCATCCCCGGCTTGCCGCCGAGAATGCCCCATGGCGGCGTCAGCCAGCGGTCGTCATGAATGGCGACTTCCCCCGGCTCCAAGAACGTGTACCACTTGTCGATACCGTTACCGCCGCGATGCAAGCCGGCACCACCCGAGTCTATAACGGACGCATAACGGTCCACTCGCATTGGGCAGTAGCTTTCCAGGTACTCGGTGGGGATGTTGGTGAACAGCGGCCACCACGAATGCCCATCCATGCCGTCGCCGATGGGTCGGCCGGGAATACCGCCGTAGCTGATTTCCATGATGAAGAAGAATTGGTCGTCCTTGTCTGTGCCGCTGTAGAGCAGATGTGGGCTGGTGCCGTATCCGGCAGCGGTAGTCAGTTCTGGGCTCTTCTGACCCAGGCACCCACTCATCACATCGAAGAGACGGGCGAGAGCATGCGTGCGACATCCGAGCGGGGCCGGAAACTTGGGATGGAGGAGCGAGCCGTCCGGCAGGCGCGCTTCGATCAGGTCGTAAAATCCGTCGTTGAACAGAATCTGCGGGTCGTAGACCATGATGAGGTACACGCCGATGAACATCTTGAACATGCCCTCATTGAGATAGAAATTGATCGGCCCCACCGCCTGCGGGTCGGTCCCGGTCCAGTCGAAGATCGCTTTATCGCCTTCTCTCCAGATGGTGAGCTTCATTTTGAAAGGACCATTACCCAAGCCGTCGTCATCGACATAGTCTTCGAACGATTGCGGCTCTATGGAGATGTTGCGTTGAATCAGCGTGTGCATGGCACGGTAGGTGCGCTCCAGCAATGCCTGTGTCGCGGCGAGGTAAGTATCGCGGCCAAAGCGTTGACACAGTTCAGTCACACGTTGCTCTGCCGTCTTGCAGCCGGCGACGATACCCATCAAGTCCGAACGGTTCATGACCGGGATGCGCACGTTATTCAGAATGAGGTTCAGAACATCTTCGTTGAGTTTGCCGCGCTCGAACAGTTTGACTGGCGGAATGCGCAGCCCTTCGCCGAAGATCGAGGTGGCATTGGTAGGAAACGAGCCGGGGAGGGGGCCGCCGACATCCATCTGATGGCCGAACATGGAGCACCAGCCAATCAGTTCGTCGCCATCGAAAACCGGGACCAGCAGCAGAAAGTCGTTGATGTGAGAAATCGCGCCGCCGCAGAGGTAGGGATCGTTCAACAGAATGACATCGCCCTGATAGATGGGGCGGTCGAACGTCTCCATCATTTCCCGAATGTACGAGCCGAACTGGCCCACGATCATGCAGCCGTTGGGATCGCAGATCATGGGAAACTCGTCATGCTGCTCGCGAATCACCGGCGACATCGCCGTCCGGTACAACACCGCGTCCATTTCATAGCGATAGTTCTTGAGGGCGCTCTCGATGATATCGAGCGTAACCGGATCAATGTCGATCTGTGGGATTTGGGCGATTTTCACGTTGCGCATGAGGAGTTCCTCTCCTTATCTCACCTCTCAGTTGTCGGAGGTCCAGGGCGATCGATGCGAATCAGTTACCCTACAAGCGCCTCGTGCGACTGAATAGCGGTGTCTATCCGTTTGGCAAGGCCATCGAAATCCAAGTCAGCCGTGCACCCAATAATCCCTGTATGCTCCGGATGGATGTTGTGAAGATGGATAAAGTCTTGACGATTGTGCGTCAAGACGGATCGCCCTTCTTTGGTCGCATCCGCCAGCACAGTTTCATCCGGAATTTTTTGCCCGGACTTCCCAGCTTCCTGGATCGTCAACACATTATGCCCTAGGCGGCGAAGCTCTAGAACGACAGGGTGCGGGAAATTCTCATCCGCGTAGAGCCGCGCCACGATTTATGCTGCCTCATTCTCACGGATCTGCTGGTCGATCTCATCGTGATGCGCACGGACGTAAGCCCACGCATTGACCAAATCTTCCGCGCGGAGTGTGGGATAGGCGCGGAGTAGGTCAGCTTCGGTTGCCCCTTGTCTTCTGTATTGCTCCAATATCCACACGGGAATCCGTGTGCGGACAAGGCAAGGGGCTCCTCCACATACTCCAGGGGTGCTTTCAATGCCTGGAAGAGCATCGCCTAAATCGCGAGTTACCCGTTGGAGCAATTGCACCTTTTCCTCGCGAGTCATGGTGGAGAGTAATTTCTCGACTTCTTGCAAGGCGTTCATAATGCGCTCTCGATTCTCGGCGGTCAAGCTTTGTTCCTAATTGGTGAGGGGTAATGGTACTCTATTGTCAATTGTTGGTTGTTGATTCTGGGTGAGGCAAGAGTTCGGCATTTGGATCACGTACTCAGTGGCCCGCTTTAGCGTGTTCATTTGGCAGCATTGAAGTGAAGAGATCAATTTTCCGACGGGCGCGAGTGAACAACACGTTTAAACGTCGCCAACCGTCACGACGGCTAATGGGTCCAAAGTTTTGGCGCGGCTTATCGATACCGGGGGCTTTCCCGAACGTCGTTGAGATGAAGATAACGTCGCGTTCGTCGCCCTGGACATTTTCAAGGTTTTTCACGAAGAACGGCCAATTTTCTTCTTCCCACTTGGAGATGAACGTCTGTGCTTCCTTGACGTTACGAAGCTTCTTGTCAAGCAGGTCTTCGATGAGGTCTCGCTGGGTCTGGTTGAGGGTTACCACCCCAAGCGACTCTTCCGGGTGCTTTATCATATGTTCGATGACGGCATCCACGACGCGAAGCGCCTCTGGGGTGTTTTGGCGGTCTTTATATGCCCCATTCTCGATGTACCGATAACGAAGTCCTAGCCGATTATTCCGGTCGAAGGGAGAGGGGAAGACGAGGAGCTTCCCGTTGTAAAAGTGGTGGTTCGAGAACGCAATTAGTGATTGATGTTGGGAGCGATAGTGCCAGCGTAGGGTGCGAGCTGGATGGAATAACTGCTGGCAGATGTCGAGAATACTTTCCGAGCCCGCTGGCAAATTTGTCTTCCGCTTGTTCGTGGCCAGCCCGATTCCAGGCGGTCCAACTGAGCGCCCCGAATTCAACAAGCTCACCGAGCTTTCTCCTTAGTTTCTCCTGAAGGTCGGTGCTCTCAGATTCGTAGCCAGTAATTTCCGCCATCAGAAAAACTCACAGAATGATCCCAGTTTAGTAGTTAACCAAATTGAAATGGAGCAACTGCCCTCATTTTCGTTATCTAAGAAATAACAAACTGCCCGGAGATGAACAACTTTTTATGTTCCCGGTCGAATCAAGATATTAAAATATCGATCTACCTCGCCAGTACACTTCGGCAGGATCACGGTGGTCGAGTCCATCTCGGTGACGATCGCCGGCCCCGCCATGCGATTCCCCGGACGCAAGTGCGCACGGTTATAAATCGGCGTGGTTAGGAATTGACCGTCGAAGTAGATGCGATGCTCGTCGCTCAGTGCATGACGTGGGGAAGGTCCGTCCATTTCGCCTTCGGGCAAGTGCAGGGCGACCCCTTTGCCCAAAGCGACGGCGCGCAGGTTGACGATCTCGCAGGCCGCGTCCAGGCGGAAGCGATAGAGGCGTTCGTGGAGTGCGTGGAACTTGTCTGCGAGCACGCCAGTGCCGTGCTCCTGAAGTTCCGCTAGCGTGACGGCAATCGGCAGTTCGTAGCCTTGGCGGAAGTAGCGCATATCCGCATGGTAGAAGATCTGCTGCTGCTCGCGGGCAATGCCTTCTCGTTCCAGCCATCCAGCGGCTTCCTCGCCGAGTTCTTGGAAAATACGCGAGACTTCAGCCGCAGAAATCTTCTCAAGGGTGCGCAGCACGGTGCGCGCGAACTCCTCGCGAAAATCGCAACACACATCGCCGGTGGCGCACAGGATGCCAGGCGCCGGCGGAATGATGACTGGAAAAGACCCGATCAGCTTCGCTACCGCATTGGCGTGCAGCGGACCCGCGCCGCCGAACGCGACCAAGGCGAAGTTGCGGGGGTCGTAGCCGCGTTGCACCGACACCAGACGTAAGGCGCCGTGCATATTCTCGTTGACGATGTCGAGGATGCCCTGGGCCGTGCGATAGACATCGAGGCCGAGTTTATGCCCGATGCGCTCGACTGCTGCTTTTGCCGCTTCTTGGTCCAGGGTCATCTCGCCGCCAAGTAAACGAGGCGGGAGATGCCCCAGCACGACATTGGCGTCCGTGACAGTGGCTTCCGTACCGCCGTAGCCATAGCACGCCGGCCCTGGGTCTGCCCCTGCGCTTTGTGGGCCGACGCGGAGAGCGGTGGTGATTTCCGGGACGTGAGCGATCGAGCCACCGCCAGCGCCGATACTGCGGACGTCGACCGAAGGAACTTTGATCGAGAAGTACCCGAGCGTCGTCTCGCGCGCGATCATCTGGGAGCCGTCTTGGCAAAGGGCGACATCGGTCGAAGTGCCGCCCATATCCAGCGTGAGAATATCGCGGAATCCAGCTTTGACGGCAATGGCGAGCGCGCCGGCGACGCCGCCTGCCGGTCCCGACATTACACCGTAAACGGGGCGCTCTTGCGCCATGCGTAACGTCATCAACCCGGCGTCGGAGCGGAGAATGTTGACCTCGGCCTTCAAGCCATGGGCGGCGAGCTGCTCGGCGAAGTTCTTCATGTAGAGCGCAACTTTGGGACGCACGTAGGAATTCATCACCGCCGTTAGTGCGCGTTCGTACTCGCGAAATTCGGGTAAAACCTCCGCCGATGCGGTGACTGGAATCGTGGGGAACATCTCCTGGGCAATGGCTTTGACATGCTTCTCATGCACAGAGTTGGCGTAGGAGTTAATCAAAGCGACAGTGATGGCTTCGACTCCACGGGCGGCGAGCGCTCGGAGATCCTTCCGCAAAGCGTCCTCATCCAGCGGTTTGACGATATCGCCATTGGCACCGATCCGTTCCTTGGCCTCGCAGGTATTCTCGAGGGCGGCGGGCGGGTCCGGCTTTATCATGATGATCCAGCCGGCCAGCGGACCGGGAGTCCACGAGCGTGCGAGATGGAGGAGCTGCTTGAAGCCCTGGGTGGTGACGAGACCGACCTTCGCGCCTTTGCCTTCTAAGACCGCGTTGGTGGCGACGGTGGTGCCGTGCATGATGTGGGAGATTCCCCCGGGGGAGATTCCCGCTAGACGGCAGACTTTCTCGATGCCGGTTAAGACACCCACCGCTGGGTCTGCCGGGGTCGAAGGAGTTTTGGCTCGTATCTGACGACCGCTGGTTTCGTCGAATAGCAGGAGATCCGTGAAGGTGCCGCCAACGTCGACGCCGAGTTTGAAGGACATGCGCTTCTCATTTCTCTTCCCGGAAGATTTTGCAGCTAGGCCAGAATTATATGGGCGCGGGCTCGCGGACGTCAATGTCGGCGCGGCAGAGCGCAGGGGCATCTTGGCGGAAAAGCTAGAGTAGCGGGAGTCGGCGTTTCTTGCCGTTCTGCGGAGGGAGCGCCGCGCGCGAACGATCGAAGGCGTCGATCAACTGACGGAAGTATTCGATGCCGCCGCGCGCCACTTCCGCAGGTAAGTGCTGGACGATGTCTTGGAGAAAATTTTCTCCTCGCTCCGCCATCGCCGCGAGAAACTGTTCGCCCTTGGGCGTCAGAGTAATAAGCTTTTCTCTCGCAGAACGAGGATCCTCGCTAATCTGCACGAGCACCAACGGGGGCCGCGCCATGCCGCGAAGCGATTTGCTGATCGCAGAATTAGTGACCTCGAACCAGCTTTGCATTAGCCGCACGATGTCCTTGCGCCGCATGGAGCGGCCTTCTTCGCCGGCGGAACGGATCATCCACAAAATGGCGGATTGCTTGCGGGTCAGCATGCCGCCGCGCAGCGCATCTTCGAGCGCCATGCCGATCTGGTAGTGAATGGGGTAGAAGAATTCCTGCAGCTCGGCGGCAAGGGTAGCTTTTGGTTGTTTCGTGCGTGCTAAGGCGCTCATGATCGTGTTCGCGTGTTCGCTGCTGCGGGGAACAGGCTGGCTTCTCTTGTAGCGAGAAATTCCTTCCTTGACAATGAGTCTTGAGGATTATATGTCCTAGGGACACTTTTGTGATACAAACAAAGGACAACGCATCCGTGGATTTCGATTACACTCCGCAAGAAGAGACCTTTCGGCAAGAGCTGCGCGCCTGGCTGACGGTAAACCCGCTGGCTAGGTATGATCCCGCCACGTTTCTGCATCTAGATCAGGACGCGCGTTTCGCCATCCAGCTTAACTGGCAAAAGCAATTGCACCGCGCTGGATGGGTTGGCATCCATTGGCCGAAAGCCTACGGCGGTCGTGGCGCCACGGTGATGGAGCAGACGATTTATCGACAAGAGATGGTGCGCGCGCGCCTGCCAGAGATCGCTAACTTCATGGGCACGCGCATTGCCGGTCCTACCTTGATCCACTGGGGCACGGAAGAACAGAAAAAACGCTACATCCCCACCATTCTCAACGGCGAGGAGATCTGGTGTCAGGGCTACTCCGAACCTGGCGCTGGTTCCGATATCGCAGCGTTGCAAACCCGGGCGGTGGAAGAAGGCGACGACTTCGTCATCAATGGCCAGAAAGTGTGGACCTCGTATGCACAGTATGCCCGGTTCTGTCTTCTCCTGGCGCGAACCGACCCCACTGCGCCTAAGCACAAGGGAATTTCGTGCTTCGTGGTCGATATGCACACGCCGGGGATTACCGTGCGTCCGTTGCGGCAGATCAACGGCGATGCGGAGTTTAACGAAGTCTTTTTCGACAACGTGCGCGTACCCAAGGCGAACCTCATTGGCGACAAGAACCAAGGCTGGCAAGTGGCGATGACCACCCTGATGTTCGAGCGTGTCACGTTTGACGTGCTCTCGCCCGTCGAGGCGGTGATTGAGCAGTTGGTTGACGTGGTGAAACGAGCAGCGGCAGACGCATCGGTCGTGGACGTCGATATCTCGGTGCGGCAACAAGTAGCGAAATTCTATATCGAACTGCAAGCGATCAAATACAGCAGCTTACGTCAGCTCACTAGACAATTACGCGGCGAACCGCCGGGTCCGGAGAGTTCGCTGGTCAAACTGGCGGCCAGTGAATTGAACCAGCGGGTGGTCCTGTTTGCCACGGCACTGCTCGGCCCGGCGAGCCAAGTCGTGTCTCAGAGTGAGCAAGGGATTGACGGTAGCTATTGGATGCACAGCGCGCTGAGTACGCATCTCTACACCATCGCCGGTGGCACCTCGGAAATTCAACGCAACATTCTCGGCGAACGCGTGCTCGGTTTGTCCAAGGGATAGCAAAGAAGAGAGGAGCGAAAGTAATGAAATTCATGTTTTTCTTTTATCCAGCTTTGGCCGCCACCTTGGAAGAGCGCAAACGGCTGCGACCGATTGCCCGTCACACCGAGCCCTGGCAAAAGATGTTCGCCGAGGTCGTTGAACTCTCCCGTATGGCGGAGGACCTGGGCTTCGACGCAGTTACTTTTCCTGAACATCATCTGCATACTGAAGGCGCCGAAATGGGCAGCTTGCCCGTCTTGACGCAGTATGTGATTTCGCAAACCAGCCGTATTAAGGTCGGTCCTATCGGCTATGTGCTGCCGGGGTGGAACCCGCTCCGCCTAGCGCTGGAAATTGCCTGGCTGGATCAACTCACCAAAGGGCGCACGTTCGTCGGCTTCGCGCGCGGCTATCAAGCCCGCTGGCTTAACCCGATGGCGCAGAAGCTCCACATCGGGGCTAGCGCCATCTCCACTATGCAAGCCGACATCGATGCACGCAACCGCGAAGCCTTCGAAGAGGTCTATCAAATTCTTAAGCTGGCGTGGGCGGACAAGCCGTTTCGCTTCAAGGGCAAGCATTACGAGTATCCCAGCCCCTACGAAACCGGCACGCCGTGGCCGGCGCACCAATGGACCCGCGAATATGGCGCACCCGGTGAAGTGGACGACAACGGCAACGTGCAGATGATCGAAGTCGTGCCCAAGCCCTACCAGAAGCCGCACCCGCCGCTGTTCCAGGCGTTTTCCATGAGTGAGTCGACCATCCGCTGGGCAGCGCGTGAAGGGCTCATTCCCACCCTTCTGGCGGCCGAGCCTACGCAGGTGCGATACTATGCCGAGGCGCATGTGGATGAAGCCAAGAAACACGGTCGCGACTTAAAGCTGGGTGAAAATCTAGGTGTCTTTCGCTCGGTATATCTGGCGGACAGTCATGCCGAAGCCACACAGATGGGGAACGCTGGACTGATTGGGATAGGATGGCAACAGTGCTTCCATCATTTTGGTTTCACCGAGGCGTTCCGCTTTCCCGAGGATGACGTGAAGTACCCCAACAAACAGCCGCTGCCGCCCTCGGAATGCACCATGGAGCGCTTGGAAAAAGCGCATTTCGCTTTGGTTGGGACCACCAGCGATATTCGGCGCGAGATGGACCTGCTGGTCGAAACCGCCAATCCCGAATGGTTTATCTGGCAGTCCGACCAGGGCTACTTGCCGCTGGAGCAGGTCAAGCAGATGCTGAAACGGTTCGGCAAGGAAATCTTGCCGCACTATGTATAAGTGCCGCTCATTCGCTGCGTCCACGCCGATCAGTGTCAAGGAAAAAGTGATGGAGGACAGGTATGTTCCGACGATTCTTTCACGTCAATATTTGTGTCAGTGACATGGAACGGTCGATTCGTTTCTACGAGAGTATTGGTTTTACCAAAGTCAACGATTTCATGCTTGGCGGCGGTGA
This genomic stretch from Deltaproteobacteria bacterium harbors:
- a CDS encoding hydantoinase/oxoprolinase family protein translates to MSFKLGVDVGGTFTDLLLFDETSGRQIRAKTPSTPADPAVGVLTGIEKVCRLAGISPGGISHIMHGTTVATNAVLEGKGAKVGLVTTQGFKQLLHLARSWTPGPLAGWIIMIKPDPPAALENTCEAKERIGANGDIVKPLDEDALRKDLRALAARGVEAITVALINSYANSVHEKHVKAIAQEMFPTIPVTASAEVLPEFREYERALTAVMNSYVRPKVALYMKNFAEQLAAHGLKAEVNILRSDAGLMTLRMAQERPVYGVMSGPAGGVAGALAIAVKAGFRDILTLDMGGTSTDVALCQDGSQMIARETTLGYFSIKVPSVDVRSIGAGGGSIAHVPEITTALRVGPQSAGADPGPACYGYGGTEATVTDANVVLGHLPPRLLGGEMTLDQEAAKAAVERIGHKLGLDVYRTAQGILDIVNENMHGALRLVSVQRGYDPRNFALVAFGGAGPLHANAVAKLIGSFPVIIPPAPGILCATGDVCCDFREEFARTVLRTLEKISAAEVSRIFQELGEEAAGWLEREGIAREQQQIFYHADMRYFRQGYELPIAVTLAELQEHGTGVLADKFHALHERLYRFRLDAACEIVNLRAVALGKGVALHLPEGEMDGPSPRHALSDEHRIYFDGQFLTTPIYNRAHLRPGNRMAGPAIVTEMDSTTVILPKCTGEVDRYFNILIRPGT
- a CDS encoding DUF433 domain-containing protein, which codes for MNALQEVEKLLSTMTREEKVQLLQRVTRDLGDALPGIESTPGVCGGAPCLVRTRIPVWILEQYRRQGATEADLLRAYPTLRAEDLVNAWAYVRAHHDEIDQQIRENEAA
- a CDS encoding LLM class flavin-dependent oxidoreductase; the encoded protein is MKFMFFFYPALAATLEERKRLRPIARHTEPWQKMFAEVVELSRMAEDLGFDAVTFPEHHLHTEGAEMGSLPVLTQYVISQTSRIKVGPIGYVLPGWNPLRLALEIAWLDQLTKGRTFVGFARGYQARWLNPMAQKLHIGASAISTMQADIDARNREAFEEVYQILKLAWADKPFRFKGKHYEYPSPYETGTPWPAHQWTREYGAPGEVDDNGNVQMIEVVPKPYQKPHPPLFQAFSMSESTIRWAAREGLIPTLLAAEPTQVRYYAEAHVDEAKKHGRDLKLGENLGVFRSVYLADSHAEATQMGNAGLIGIGWQQCFHHFGFTEAFRFPEDDVKYPNKQPLPPSECTMERLEKAHFALVGTTSDIRREMDLLVETANPEWFIWQSDQGYLPLEQVKQMLKRFGKEILPHYV
- a CDS encoding acyl-CoA dehydrogenase family protein, producing the protein MDFDYTPQEETFRQELRAWLTVNPLARYDPATFLHLDQDARFAIQLNWQKQLHRAGWVGIHWPKAYGGRGATVMEQTIYRQEMVRARLPEIANFMGTRIAGPTLIHWGTEEQKKRYIPTILNGEEIWCQGYSEPGAGSDIAALQTRAVEEGDDFVINGQKVWTSYAQYARFCLLLARTDPTAPKHKGISCFVVDMHTPGITVRPLRQINGDAEFNEVFFDNVRVPKANLIGDKNQGWQVAMTTLMFERVTFDVLSPVEAVIEQLVDVVKRAAADASVVDVDISVRQQVAKFYIELQAIKYSSLRQLTRQLRGEPPGPESSLVKLAASELNQRVVLFATALLGPASQVVSQSEQGIDGSYWMHSALSTHLYTIAGGTSEIQRNILGERVLGLSKG
- a CDS encoding winged helix DNA-binding protein: MSALARTKQPKATLAAELQEFFYPIHYQIGMALEDALRGGMLTRKQSAILWMIRSAGEEGRSMRRKDIVRLMQSWFEVTNSAISKSLRGMARPPLVLVQISEDPRSAREKLITLTPKGEQFLAAMAERGENFLQDIVQHLPAEVARGGIEYFRQLIDAFDRSRAALPPQNGKKRRLPLL
- a CDS encoding DUF5615 family PIN-like protein, which codes for MARLYADENFPHPVVLELRRLGHNVLTIQEAGKSGQKIPDETVLADATKEGRSVLTHNRQDFIHLHNIHPEHTGIIGCTADLDFDGLAKRIDTAIQSHEALVG
- a CDS encoding hydantoinase B/oxoprolinase family protein, with the translated sequence MRNVKIAQIPQIDIDPVTLDIIESALKNYRYEMDAVLYRTAMSPVIREQHDEFPMICDPNGCMIVGQFGSYIREMMETFDRPIYQGDVILLNDPYLCGGAISHINDFLLLVPVFDGDELIGWCSMFGHQMDVGGPLPGSFPTNATSIFGEGLRIPPVKLFERGKLNEDVLNLILNNVRIPVMNRSDLMGIVAGCKTAEQRVTELCQRFGRDTYLAATQALLERTYRAMHTLIQRNISIEPQSFEDYVDDDGLGNGPFKMKLTIWREGDKAIFDWTGTDPQAVGPINFYLNEGMFKMFIGVYLIMVYDPQILFNDGFYDLIEARLPDGSLLHPKFPAPLGCRTHALARLFDVMSGCLGQKSPELTTAAGYGTSPHLLYSGTDKDDQFFFIMEISYGGIPGRPIGDGMDGHSWWPLFTNIPTEYLESYCPMRVDRYASVIDSGGAGLHRGGNGIDKWYTFLEPGEVAIHDDRWLTPPWGILGGKPGMRSKKILVRKDGSRTVLPSKCDQVRVEPGDQLIFQTAGGGGWGDPLQRPAGQVRTDVLRELVSSEKARRDYGVVLNPQTGAVDEAATQTLREKMAKERGPIKIFDFGPPLAELLAHCKEETGLEPPVPPKLPPHWATNGVKKEAA